TGGGACGCGGGTGCGTCCCGGCCGCTTGGTGTTCTGACCACGACCAGGGAGGGGGTATGAATCTGACGCACGAGACGGTGTTGCACGCTCCATCCCACGAGACACTGTCGGCAAACGGGGTCCATGTGCTCCTGGACCCGGCAAGACCGAACTGGATCGGCACCGATGACCGAGGACAGCGCATCCTGGAGCTGTTTGACGGGACGCGCACGTTCGGTCAAGTCGTACGCACGTACGCCGCCGAGTCCAAACTCGAATTCGCCGCAGCCTGGCAACACGTGGACACGCTGGCCCGCGATGCGATCCGCCGCGGCATGCTCGCGGATCGGCCGATCGTGCGTCCGCCCTACCGGGGTCGCGCTGCACACCTGGGCTCGCGACGCCTGACCGAACTGTGGTTGCACACCAACAATTCGTGCAACCTCGCGTGCCGCCATTGCTTGGTGTCGTCCGGCCCAGACGGCGACCGCGGCTTGCCCACCGACGTGCTCCTGCGCGTGATCGCGGACGCGAAGGCGCTGGGCGTGTGCCGGTTCTTCTTCACCGGTGGCGAGCCCTTCCTCAGAAAGGACATCCTGGGGCTGATCGATGCGACGCTGGAGGACCCCACCGCGGAGTTGGCGATCCTGACCAACGGTATCCTGTTCACCCCCGCGCTGTTGGGTGAACTCGGCCGTCGCGATCCCGCCCGACTCAAGATCCAAATCAGTCTCGACGGCTCAACGCCCCACACCAACGATCTACTGCGCGGCCGGGGAAGTTTCCAGCGCATCGTCCACGGCATCGGCAGCGCAATCGAAGCCCGGCTCTCGGTCACGGTCAGCACCGTGATCACGGACACCAACGCGGAGGACGTGCCCGAGGTCACCCGATTGGTGGCTCGCCTGGGCGGAACCGCGCACCACCTCCTCTGGCTGCACAAACGCGGACGAGCGGAGGACGGCGTGGATCGCACACCCCCGGTCGAGCGCGTCATCGACGTGATCCGCCGGTGCCGCGAGGTCGGCCGCGGGCTCGGCGTAGTCGTCGACAACCACGAAGCCGTGAAAACCAGACTGCGTTATCCCGCGGGCACCAAGCGCGACCTGGCCAGCGCCGGTGTCTCCAGCCTCTGCGTGTATTCGGATGGCCAAGTCTACCCCTCGGCCGCGATGGCCAATGTGCCAGCGCTGGCGTGCGGCTCGATCCTCGAGCGACCCCTGCACGACATCTGGACGTCGAGCACGGTGGCGCGCGCGTTCGCGTCGGCCACGGTCGAAGACAAGGCGATCTGTCGGACCTGCCCGCTCAAGTTTCTCTGCGGCGGCGGCGACGTCGAGCACGCCTACTTCTACGGCGGCTCGATCAACGCGCATGACCCCTACTGCGATCTGCACCAAGCCATGATCGCCGACGCCCTGCAGGAGCTGACCGAGGAACGCAAAGCCCTCGTGACTAACCGCAAGTCGGGCTTCTCCGCGCCGATCGTCTACACAGGCATGGGCGAGGCCGCGGTCACGTGCGCAACCGACGAGACGCCCGGCGAAGTGCTCACCAGCCGCTCGGAGTGCGTGCTGACGTTCGACTTGGACGCCCCGCGCAAGGTGGTCCGCGAGTTTTACGGCAATGCGGCCGAGACGACGCAGGAAGAGTTGTGCTGCCCGGTGCAGCCGAACCCCGAAGACCTTGCCCACATCCCCAAGGAGGTCGTCGAGCGTTTCTACGGCTGCGGCTCGCCGGTGGGCGCGGCCGGGATTCAACCCGGCGAGACGACCCTGGATCTGGGCAGCGGCGCGGGCATCGACGTGTTCATCGCCGCGAAGAAGGTGGGACCCACGGGCCGGACGATCGGCGTGGACATGACGCCCCAGATGCTCGCGGTGGCGCGCGACGCGCAGAAGGACGTGGCCAGCGCGCTGGGCTACGACGTGGTGGAGTTTCGGGAGGGGTTCCTGGAGCAGATCCCGGCCGAGACCCAGTCCGTTGATCTCGTGACCTCCAACTGCGTGATCAACCTCTCGCCCGACAAGCCCCGCGTGTTCGCGGAGATGTGGCGGGTGCTGAGGGACCACGGCCGGATCGTGATTGCTGACATTGTCGCGGATCAGGAAGTCCCGCCGCACCAACGCCAGGATCCCCGGCTGTGGGGCGAGTGCATCAGCGGCGCACTGACCGAAGAGGAGTTCCTGGCTGCGCTCGAGCGCGCAGGGTTCTACGGCCTGCAGGTGTTCAAGAAAACGTTCTGGAAGGAGGTCGAGGGGTTCAAGTTTTACTCGGTCACGGTGCGCGGCTTTAAGTTCGAAAAAACCGCGGGGTGCGTGTACGCGGGCCAGACCGCCACGTACCTCGGGCCGTTCAAGGGCGCGAGCGACGAAGAGGGCCACTGGTTTCCGCGCAACGTGGCCGTCGAGGTGTGTACCGACACCGCCGCCAAGCTCTCGCACGCGCCGTACGCCGGGTTGTTCACGGTCACGGGTCTGACTGCTGAAATCCATCCCACGGCCGCAGGCTGCGATCCCGCCACAGGGTGTTGCTGATGGCGACCATCCTTCTGCTCGCCATCGCCGTCGTTTGGCTCGCCTACGCCAACGGAGCCAACGATAATTTCAAGGGTGTCGCTACGTTATTTGGATCCGGCACCCGTGACTACCCTACCGCGTTGCGCTGGGCCACGGTGACGACGGTGGCAGGCTCGCTGGCGTCGATCGTGATCGGAGCCGGGCTCGTGGCCACGTTTTCGGGCAAAGGTCTCGTGCCCGACGCGGTGCTCGCGGACCCGGGCTTCATGCTCTCCGTCGGATTCGCCGCGGCTGGAACGGCTCTGTTGGCCACTCGATTCGGCTTTCCGATCTCGACCACACACGCCCTGGTCGGCGGTCTGGTGGGCGCGGGACTCGCCGCGCAGGGGACGTCCGGCGTCAACCTCGCTGCGCTCGGCGCGACGTTCGTCGCGCCGCTGCTGATCGCTCCCGTCGTCGCCGCTGCGCTGACCGCCCTCGCGCACTGGACGCGTCGCGCCCTTGGCGTGTCCCGCGACACCTGCGTGTGCATGGGCGATGAGGTCCGCGTGGTCGCGCCCGAGCCGCGCGGAGGACTCACGGCGGCCGCGGTCGCCGCGCCGTTGCCAACCCTAACCGTAGGCAGCGCCGAGGCGTGTGCAGAACGCTACTCAGGCCGCGTGGTCGGGATCAGCGTGCAGGCGCTGTTGGACCGGCTGCACGTCCTCAGTGGAGGCGCGGTATGTTTTGCGCGGGGCCTCAACGACACGCCCAAGGTCGTCGCGCTGCTCGTCACGGCGCAGGCGCTGCACGTGCCGCTCACGTCGTTGATCGTAACGGTCGCGATGGCCCTAGGCGGCTTGATCAGCGCGCGAAGGGTTGCTGAAACCATGAGCCAGCGGATCACCCCGATGAACCATGGCCAGGGATTCACGGCCAACCTGGCCACGGCCTTTCTGGTCATCTGGGCCTCGCGGTGGGGGCTGCCCGTGTCCACGACGCATGTGTCGTGCGGGTCCCTGTTTGGAATCGGCGTTGTGACCGGACAAGCGCGGTGGGCCACGATCGGGGCGATCGCGTTGGCATGGATGACGACGCTTCCGGTAGCCGCTGCGCTGGCCGCAGGCGCTTACCTCATCGCCGGCTGACGTCTCACCGCGTCAGCGCCGTCGGCGCTCGATCAG
This sequence is a window from Nitrospirota bacterium. Protein-coding genes within it:
- a CDS encoding methyltransferase domain-containing protein, producing the protein MNLTHETVLHAPSHETLSANGVHVLLDPARPNWIGTDDRGQRILELFDGTRTFGQVVRTYAAESKLEFAAAWQHVDTLARDAIRRGMLADRPIVRPPYRGRAAHLGSRRLTELWLHTNNSCNLACRHCLVSSGPDGDRGLPTDVLLRVIADAKALGVCRFFFTGGEPFLRKDILGLIDATLEDPTAELAILTNGILFTPALLGELGRRDPARLKIQISLDGSTPHTNDLLRGRGSFQRIVHGIGSAIEARLSVTVSTVITDTNAEDVPEVTRLVARLGGTAHHLLWLHKRGRAEDGVDRTPPVERVIDVIRRCREVGRGLGVVVDNHEAVKTRLRYPAGTKRDLASAGVSSLCVYSDGQVYPSAAMANVPALACGSILERPLHDIWTSSTVARAFASATVEDKAICRTCPLKFLCGGGDVEHAYFYGGSINAHDPYCDLHQAMIADALQELTEERKALVTNRKSGFSAPIVYTGMGEAAVTCATDETPGEVLTSRSECVLTFDLDAPRKVVREFYGNAAETTQEELCCPVQPNPEDLAHIPKEVVERFYGCGSPVGAAGIQPGETTLDLGSGAGIDVFIAAKKVGPTGRTIGVDMTPQMLAVARDAQKDVASALGYDVVEFREGFLEQIPAETQSVDLVTSNCVINLSPDKPRVFAEMWRVLRDHGRIVIADIVADQEVPPHQRQDPRLWGECISGALTEEEFLAALERAGFYGLQVFKKTFWKEVEGFKFYSVTVRGFKFEKTAGCVYAGQTATYLGPFKGASDEEGHWFPRNVAVEVCTDTAAKLSHAPYAGLFTVTGLTAEIHPTAAGCDPATGCC
- a CDS encoding inorganic phosphate transporter, giving the protein MATILLLAIAVVWLAYANGANDNFKGVATLFGSGTRDYPTALRWATVTTVAGSLASIVIGAGLVATFSGKGLVPDAVLADPGFMLSVGFAAAGTALLATRFGFPISTTHALVGGLVGAGLAAQGTSGVNLAALGATFVAPLLIAPVVAAALTALAHWTRRALGVSRDTCVCMGDEVRVVAPEPRGGLTAAAVAAPLPTLTVGSAEACAERYSGRVVGISVQALLDRLHVLSGGAVCFARGLNDTPKVVALLVTAQALHVPLTSLIVTVAMALGGLISARRVAETMSQRITPMNHGQGFTANLATAFLVIWASRWGLPVSTTHVSCGSLFGIGVVTGQARWATIGAIALAWMTTLPVAAALAAGAYLIAG